The region TAAAAAATGACCTAGGCTTCAGCTCTGACCTTAATTTAAGGATTATTGCACTGTTAATACACTGTTAATAGTACATATATGATCCTAAAAATGTGCTTAGCATGTTTAAGAAAACATGTTTCTATActtattttaatcaatttagTCTTTAAACCTTATTTGTCCGATAGATAAGGTCTCTTTTGATAAGCCATCCCATAAGCAGCGTATTTGAAAAAGCAAAGCGagatcatttaaattttagcaTCGGAGCAATACAGAGCGCTTGACTTGTTAGTGAGAccccaaattaaattaaaacgcCACCGAAGGAAAAGTCTTATCAGGAAccagaatatatataacaagACAAGGCAGACATTACTGACCTTTCAATTTCCAGGTTATGGAGCTCAAATCACAGGCCTGGATGAAATGCATGCTTGTCTTTATCCTGGTCATGATGGTGACCTTTGTAGGGTCCTTACGCACAGATGAGGAGTTTGCactaaaagaaaagaaaatattaaaaatcgaGCGCTTTTTGCAAAGAGAAAGAGAGCAGATAGTTGAGTTTGAAAAATCGGGCAGTGAGAAGGTGAGTTTAAcctatttaaaatcaattggtTTTACTAACTAATCAACGGATTTAAGTACATACGCATTTCGGCGTCTGCCGTGGATCCAGAAAGCTATTTGGGGAAATTGTTTCGGATGTTTTATAGAaaatacatagattttcacCTGGACAAACTATCAAGAGATTATAAAACCTTGCTAGACTATACCACTCGAACTACACATTCAGTATTGCTTGAAAGTTTTGCAAAGCAACAATTCTTAAGACGAAACCCAGGTAAAAGtttcaatttccatttccaaactacttttttgtatagaggCGATAGTTTCATAGCGAGTCTGGCGaatgacaatcaggtaacatCAATTAATAAGCTCCTCGATCTTTTTTATCGAACGCATATAATTTTCTCTTTAGCTGAACCCCAATATAACCTGCCGAGCTCGGCATTCTCCCCAGCAATTCCTCTACATGTTCTATACGCTAAGCGTGCTGTACGCTGCAAAGGAACACGCCTTGATTCAGTGGTCCACTTTGTACCTTTATAAGTCGTCAAACTGGACTTACGCCTTCTATGCAAAAGAAGCTAGGAGAAATTACGATATGTGGCTACAAGGTGCGCAGAGTGCGATAGAGGGCCCTATAGTCACAGCGGATCGCAAGGTTTGGCGCTGCGATCCGGAGGATCACAAGCTGGGGGAGACCTACGAGAGGGTCACCCGCCTCTTGCAAGGATACATCACTAACGAGGTGGATCTCAGCAAGGACGAGACTTGCTTCAACGAGTGTGCCGACTACAAGTTCACCAGAGATGAGGGCTACACCGAAAGTCCTTTCTCCCCCACCCATTCCCGGTGCTCTGGTAACGTGCATGACTGCCGCTACATGGAGTCCGAGATGAGGGTGTGTGAGGCGGATGAGGGCTCCGACAGGCGGTACCAGTTCATCCAGTACGAGAGCGGCCTGGTGCACGGCCAAAAGGACGTTTGCAGCTATAGCTTTCCCCAAGTAGAAAGCTGGCGTCGCTGGATCTTCTGGAGATGCAGCTACTGCCTGTGCCTGTGCGATGATACCAGCGATCAGTCGGATCGCTTCTTCAGCCTAAGATCTGTGGAGTCCGATGTGGCGAGAAACAGGTGAGCTTCCAGATACACTTTATATGATATAACATACCTTTATTCTACAGGGTCGTGACGGGCCTGCGATTCGTGAAGCGCAACCGCATTTTCCACCTGCAGATACAGGAGGGTAAGCTCTTGCCACACGGAGTCGTCAACAATACCGAATGGAAGCCAGTGGACGAGTTCGAAGTCGCCGGAAAGGGAGTGTGGAAGGACATAGACTACCACCAGCTGAGCTATGAAAGCCGTTCCATTGACCTGGATGAGGTGAAAGTGGACAACAATTCTGTGGTCACCGGACTGCGTTTCCAAATGGTTGGAAACCATCTTAACTTACAGGCTCGGTTCAGCGAGATCGACTTTGAAAGCGGCCAGTTAAGGGGGGACAGCTTCTGGAAGTCAGGTGGCACCGATCAACCCAGGTGATTTTCCTCCTCTAAAACACTCGATATTTGTCTCTAACTTCATTTTTTTAGGCAAAAATTGCTTCTTGAGAATCCCGACGTTCCCACGCGATCCAACTCCACGATACCTCTTTCAAGCGATAACCAGTACATTGATTTTACTCATTCCGGATTCAAAGATGATGCTGCCCAGTCCACAGTGCCCTTCATCGACATCCAGGAAGTAACCTCGGACGAACCGGTACCGCTCTCGGGAATCGGTATATATTACAAGGGTCTACGTGGCTATGGTGGCTTCCTGGCTCCCAAACTTATAACATACGACTACTCGCCCTACGTTAAAGTGCCCACGTGGGCGTCGACGAATTTGCCTTATGAAGAACCGTCATCTGATGAAAATATATCGTCAGAAGAAGTAACACCATTAGatgatttattttcaaagatATCAGATCAAAGTGATGAAGAAGACTTATTTTCAGCTGAAAGGAAAGAAAATGGGCAGTCAGAATATGATGATGGGGATTACTATACTGAATAACATTAAATTTCCTTGCTAATGttcaagaaaacaaaaaaaaatgtgtcacAAAATCAAATAACAATACAAATTTCTGGAGtgtatttttcaatttgttctACCCCactcaatttttttattaataataaaaacatatgtTTCCTGTTAATATTTcggtatattttgttttattagtattaaagtttactattatttttgccTAATAACCAGTCACAAAACCGGTCTCCAAACTTTGTAGGCTCGGGGGTACAACAGAAGTCGTTCGTAACGCATTATCGTAGGTAAATATCAACATTTTCGTCTCAGAGTGAATTTGGATAAAGTagtacaaatttttaaactataaaATCCTCCAGTCCTTGTGTCAGCTGCCTTGGGTGGTGATGATAATCATACGATATGTTCGGGGTCCTCAACTCAACTCTAACGCTAAGGTTTTTAATGTTACacgataataataaatatgtaataaatacttttgaaaAGCATAAACAAATTGCACGCTCGTAATAATTGCCACTAAATGAATAATACGAAAACAAATACCGATACAAGTCCAGCCCGAATGTGCTCAACAAAAGaattgtcttaaaattagGCAAACTGATTGCATGGAATGATGTCTCCGTAATTGACTGACCAACTGACTGAACCAGCTCGCGGTCACTCCTCTCCCATCCACTTTGTGCACGACCTGCTTCCTATTCGACTTTAAACGTACAAATCTTATGCAACCATGCATGTTGTGTGTGGTTTGTGTTTAGTAACAAATTGTTGAAGTAATAGTAGTTGCGGTCCCTCACAGCGTTGGCATGTTCCGTCGATGTCCGTTGCTGGAACCACTGGCCTCCGCCTCCTGCTGAGCCTTCTGTTTGGCACGACGAGCCTTTTGGCGCGTATGCTCGATCTGGAAGTCCTCGACGCGCAGATTGAGTCGCATCATATTGTTAATGATGAATTCCTCCTCCACAATGTGCTCCTCGGGGGACCGCAGCACGGCCAACGTCTCGCAGAGGCCAGTGCACGTTTTTCTCACCTTGTGCCGACTCAGCGAGGCTCCGATGATGACCAGGGCCACCTTAAAGATGACCCGAATGCCTTCGGCTAGGAAACAGTCCCAAACGCGCAGCAGCGTCTCCCAGGGCAGAGTGCGCGTCATGGCACACAGGAACCAGTCGGTCATGTAGAGCAGCGGCTCCACTTTGTGCTTTTGCAAGTGCCGGTAGACGGGTGGGCACGTCTTCTTCAGCAGGCCCTCCATGATGCCCGCATCGTTCTGGATTACCTCCAAGCCGGGTATGAAATAGTCCTGCAGATATCTGCGGAAAATAAGCCACATTAGTACCTCAAGAATAAGAATGACGATTTCAACTGAACCTACACATCGCACACGCTGACGAACACCCAGAAGGCGTCCTCCGCGGGCAGATGCATCAATAGAAAAGCCGCTATCGGTGCCTGCGCCTGGCAGAAACCCACTTTGGGATTATATATCGAGTAAGCCTTTAGCACATTAAAGAGTTCGATCTGTCCGACCTTCTGCTCGTCGAGAAACATTTCGTGGAAGGGAAACTGGCGATGCTTGTCTTTCTTGATTTCTTCGATTGTCGTGGGGTTTCCGGGCTTCTCCAGCAGCTCGTAATACACATTGGGGTTCTTTTTCTTCAGCAGATACGCCCCCGATAAATAGAACCAGGCCTTGGGCCGCACCGACTTGGGTATACCCTTGCGACAGCGATCTCGGATCTGTATAAAGTAAGACCAGATTAGAAATAAGTTTACATgtgaatataaaattttatattatattttgtgtactcacctttttgtagtttttggacaTGTAAATGGACCAGTGTTCTATCATGTAGAGCCACTTTTTCTCCCGCGCTATGATCTGTGCCTTGGACAGCGGCTCCTTGGGCTTGTCGGAGCGCTGGAAACCGCCGTAGAAGCCATTTCGGTCCGGGCAGCTGGAGACGGTCGAGCAGAGGGAGATGGTGTCCAGGGATCGCGGTGCCGTGGCCATCGCCAAAGCCAGCTCTCCGGGGCAATCAGCAGTGAACTGAAAACACAAATCGTTACACGATCAGTTTGTGTGTACGCCCACTAACAGCACCCACTAATTGTGTATGCAAATTCCCTGGTACAGAGCAGAGATATAGATAAACAGCCGGGGGAGAGCCGCTCGGTACTTGGATAACAACAAGTGCGCAATTAGGTGCACTACTTCTCTGCCTCGCTGggggaaattaatttgttgatGTCCCACATTATTTTTTCGGCAATCTCGCACCGTTATCGTTATCAGTATGAAGTTGGTTAACATAAATTTAGGCTATTTCGGGGTGATAACTACTAATTGACAATGAAATATGATGGGCTCAGGGTCGCACCTCATCTTCATGGATCAGTTCTAGTCGGCTGAGACTACAGCTCAGCTGCGAAAGATACAGAAGAGGCATTTTCCACCAACTGAGGGGAAATCTAATTCGTTCACTTGGTAATATTACAGCCAAGAGGGTCGTAAACAGCTGTTGATTGGTCCCTAATCGGACATAATCGCTGAGACGCGGTAATTACTCATCAGTCGACGGTGGCCCATGGAATGGGACAGTGAAAGTTCTACTATCCACTCGATTCTCCCATGTCTAATGACAATGGGACACGGGCCGTCGCCGGAGGCACTTCTACTTCCACATGCACCGCCGGATGCTCGAGTTGGCTTAATGAGCGACTCACTTCACTTCAGCGGCGgccacaaaaacaacaactaatTGAGGCAACTGTGTCTGCGCCAGAACAAGTGGCTGAATAATTGCAATGGCAAGACAACAGAAGCCAGAAATCAGTGCTACACATTTGGGGAACCCAGATTTGGAATACCCTTAAATCATGTTTGGcgcgattatatcatatatcacttgaatattaaatatactttgGTTAGAAAAAACACTTCAAGATAATCTGAGGTAGCATAAAGacgattatatttttaaatttcatattatattattgtgTTAGTTGGGTAAATCGTATCAAGACAAAGCAGATTggagtaaaataaaatcttaaatgaaTTCATTTCTTTGTAAAAGATCTATTTACTAGTTATTTAAGTTTAGAAAAATTATAGTGCTTATTTTTAGAGGATCTGAATAGTAAGATCGTTTTAATGGAAGCTGAGATAACCAAGTGGTTTACAAATCTTACcaaattttataacaaaaataattggtTGAGAATTTGGTATTGTAATGTGTTCAAAATTATCATGCCCCCTAAAAAACAGGGTGTGAATGCGCTATGCAAAAGGAGGATCTGTATGGTAAGATCGTTTTAATGGAAGATGAGATTACCATGTGGTTTACAAGATCTTACcaaattttttaacttaaataatttgttaggAATGTGGTATTGTAATATGTACGAAACTATCATACCCCCCAAAAACAGGGTGTGAATCGAGCGACAGGGGAAGAGCTGTGCACGTACACGAATGCAGTTTGGCAAGGCGTCGATATATCCGACAAACGGCGACCTTCGAGGCCCACCGATCGAGGAACCCTTATCTGCCCCCGCTCCACCGAGTGATATAAAAACAAGATCGCGAACCTCGGCGGCGGCGCGTCACCTCAGCGGGTGGGCGCttggcggtgggtggtgggggcTGGTTGGCGACTAAACTATTTTGGCCCATTCGTTTCTTAACTGACAATTGGGCTGCCATTTTGCCTACGCGCTCCAAAATGAGTAAAGCGCGGCgctagtgtgtgtgtgcgagtgtgcacAATACAGGGCAATTGTTGTTATTAACAGGGAACCCTTCCCACACCGCCCGCCCCCACACTCACATGTAAACTTGTGCCTCACCTCTGGCTATGCTGTTctcgctgctgttgttgttgctgctgctgcctccgCTGGTATTGTTGCTTCCGTGGAATGCGCAATAGCCGTAACTTATACCTCACGTTGTTTTCGGGTTTATTTTTGATGGGAACTTCCAGCACACACTTGCGCCAGCACAAATGCGTTGGATTTTATTGTGAAAACATAATTTCCGCAGagctttttgtttattttctatGCAAAATAAGGGAGAGCGAGCTTGGGATGGCACTTACGGCTATCGATAATTGGGGGCCAGTGACGAGGTGGCAACGCTGGTGGTGGGGCCGATCTAGCTATTTTCCCGCCACATCATTGTCAGCTTTTTTAGGCTATTCTGCTGAATGCCCCAGCAGCAGAAATGTTTAAAGACTATGGAGTCCAAAGGCTGCACTTCACGatcccataacttgagttattcgaatccgatttggacgagggatacctctatgagtttgtggatgaattctctaataatctacattgaaatatttaatttttaagagggtcgaaattttagcacattttcatgttggatttttccgactttccaatgggtttcagtatggggacccaaaactgtacttccagatcccataacttgagttattcgaatccgattttgacgtgagatacctctatgagttcgtggttgaattccctaaaattctacatcaaaatatttagtttttaagagGTTCGAAATTTTAGCACATTTTCATGTCTAATTTTTCCGTCTTTCCAATGAGTTTTagtatggggacccaaaactgttCTTCcggattccataacttgagttattcgaatcggattttgacgtgggatacctctatgagtttgtgcatgaattctctaataatctacatttaaatatttagtttttaagagggtcgaaattttagcccattttcatgttggatttttccgactttccaatgggtttcagtatggggacccaaaactgtacttccagatcccataacttgagttattcgaatccgattttgacgtgagatacctctatgagttcgtggttgaattccctaaaattctacatcaaaatatttagtttttaagagGTTCGAAATTTTAGCACATTTTCATGTCTAATTTTTCCGTCTTTCCAATGAGTTTTagtatggggacccaaaactgtacttccagatcccataacttgagttattcgaagccgattttgacgtgagatacctctatgagttcgtggttgaattccctaaaattctaca is a window of Drosophila biarmipes strain raj3 chromosome 3R, RU_DBia_V1.1, whole genome shotgun sequence DNA encoding:
- the LOC108024813 gene encoding TBC1 domain family member whacked; its protein translation is MATAPRSLDTISLCSTVSSCPDRNGFYGGFQRSDKPKEPLSKAQIIAREKKWLYMIEHWSIYMSKNYKKIRDRCRKGIPKSVRPKAWFYLSGAYLLKKKNPNVYYELLEKPGNPTTIEEIKKDKHRQFPFHEMFLDEQKVGQIELFNVLKAYSIYNPKVGFCQAQAPIAAFLLMHLPAEDAFWVFVSVCDVYLQDYFIPGLEVIQNDAGIMEGLLKKTCPPVYRHLQKHKVEPLLYMTDWFLCAMTRTLPWETLLRVWDCFLAEGIRVIFKVALVIIGASLSRHKVRKTCTGLCETLAVLRSPEEHIVEEEFIINNMMRLNLRVEDFQIEHTRQKARRAKQKAQQEAEASGSSNGHRRNMPTL
- the LOC108024375 gene encoding uncharacterized protein LOC108024375 yields the protein MELKSQAWMKCMLVFILVMMVTFVGSLRTDEEFALKEKKILKIERFLQREREQIVEFEKSGSEKYIRISASAVDPESYLGKLFRMFYRKYIDFHLDKLSRDYKTLLDYTTRTTHSVLLESFAKQQFLRRNPGKSFNFHFQTTFLYRGDSFIASLANDNQLNPNITCRARHSPQQFLYMFYTLSVLYAAKEHALIQWSTLYLYKSSNWTYAFYAKEARRNYDMWLQGAQSAIEGPIVTADRKVWRCDPEDHKLGETYERVTRLLQGYITNEVDLSKDETCFNECADYKFTRDEGYTESPFSPTHSRCSGNVHDCRYMESEMRVCEADEGSDRRYQFIQYESGLVHGQKDVCSYSFPQVESWRRWIFWRCSYCLCLCDDTSDQSDRFFSLRSVESDVARNRVVTGLRFVKRNRIFHLQIQEGKLLPHGVVNNTEWKPVDEFEVAGKGVWKDIDYHQLSYESRSIDLDEVKVDNNSVVTGLRFQMVGNHLNLQARFSEIDFESGQLRGDSFWKSGGTDQPRQKLLLENPDVPTRSNSTIPLSSDNQYIDFTHSGFKDDAAQSTVPFIDIQEVTSDEPVPLSGIGIYYKGLRGYGGFLAPKLITYDYSPYVKVPTWASTNLPYEEPSSDENISSEEVTPLDDLFSKISDQSDEEDLFSAERKENGQSEYDDGDYYTE